The Microbacterium trichothecenolyticum sequence CGGGGGCGAAGACGGTGAACTCGCCGCCGTTGAGCGTGTCGACGAGGTTCACGTCGGGGTTCAGCTGGCCGCTGACAGCCGCGGTGAGCGTGGTGAGCAGCGGGTTGTTCGATGCGGCGACGGCGACCGGGTCGGCAGCCATGCCCGCGACCGAGCCGGCACCCGAAGGAACGGCTGCGGCGTAGTCGGCGCAACCGGGGCCGACGAGGTTGGCGGCGGGGTCCATCGCCGACGACGAGGCCGAGGGGGATGCGGCCATGGAGGGCGCGGTGCTCTCTTCGGCCGTGGAGCCGCCCGAGGTGGTGCCACCCGAACATGCGGTGAGTGCGAAGGCCGAGCCCAGAACGAGGGCGAGACCAGCGACGACAGGCTTCTTGTTGGTGAGCATGACATTCCTCCGAAATCGTTCGGATCGCGTTCACGATCCGTCAGGGACACCCCGGTGCGAGGGGCGGTTCGCCGTGGAGCGGCTTACACAGGGTCTTCGGGACTCCCCGGGGATCGGATTGCGAAATGTTGCGGATCGGCGCCGAATGCATGGTTCGAGCGTCATAAATTCCCAGATCAGCGCAGGATAAATATTCTCCGGAATATTTCTTCATCACGCTCGCCCGGTCGCTCCGTCAGCCCGATGCGCCCTACGCGCACCATCGGCTCGCGCGCGCATACGTGAGTCTTTGTACGGGTAGGCAATGATGGATGCCATGGTGATCGACGGTTTTGATCTGCCCGACGACGGGGCGGAGCACGTCGACCATGTCGGGGAACTGCTGCAGCGCACCGCCACGGGAGATCGCGCCGCGTTCACCGAGTTGTACGACGTTCTGTCCGGCCCGCGCCTTCGGCCTCATCCTGCGCGTGCTCGTCGATCGTTCGCAGAGCGAAGAGGTGCTGCAGGAGGTCTTCGTGGAGATCTGGCAATCCGCTGCGCGTTTCACTCCGAACAAAGGGCAAGGAAGATCGTGGGTTCTCACGATCGCCCACCGACGGGCCGTCGACCGCGTGCGGTCGTCGCAGTCGAGTGTCGATCGTGACGTGCGCGCGGGATTGCGCGATATGGACGTCGCCTATGACGACGTTTCGGAGAAAGTCGAGATGAGGATCGAGGGACGACGCGTCGTCGATGCATTGGCGGCGCTCCCCGACGCGCAGAAAGAAGCACTCACCCTGGCCTACTTCGGTGGATACAGCCAGAGCGAGATCGCTGCCCTCGTCGGGGCGCCCCTCGGAACGATCAAGACGAGGATGCGCGACGGATTGTCACGCTTGAGGATGGAGATGGGGGTGGACAAGTGAACGAGAGGGATTTCGCCGACCTCGCTGCCGGTCACGCGCTCAACGCGCTGTCGGACGCAGATGAACGCGCGTACCAGGAGGCTCTGGCGGGACATCCGCAGTGGGAGCTCCATGTCCGCCGTGCCGCCGACGCGGTAGCCGCCATCAGCGACACCATCGAGCCCGTCGAGCCGCCGGCGTCCGTTCGCGCCTCGCTGTTCGCCCGGATCTCGGAGCTGCCGCAGGAGCAGCCTGCCTTCGCAGCCGATCCCCTCGAGTCCGATGCCGAAGACTTCGCCGCCGCAGGCCCCGCACCGGTCGATCCCGAGGCCGACGTCCCGCGTCCCGCGGCGTCCTTCGGGTGGGGCCGGCGCCGATGGTTCACGTTGGCCGCCTCGGTCGCAGCCGTCCTCGTGCTGGGCTTCGGCGCCGTCACGGTGGGGCAGCTGATGGCTCCTCCGGCCGCCGTCGTCGCGCTGGAGCAGATCGAGCAGGCGCCCGATGCCCGCTCGGCGTCGACCACCATGGCCGATGGCACGGTCGCGACGGCGCACTGGTCACCATCGACGGGGCAGAGCGTGCTGGTCACCGACGGCATGCCCGCCCTCGCGTCGGGAACGACCTACGAACTCTGGTTCGTTCGCGGAGAGACGCCGATCGCCGCGGGCACCTTCGAACCGGATGCCGACGGCAAGGCCGTCGCGGTTCTCGACGGCGAGATGCACGCCGGCGATGTCATCGCCGTCACGATCGAGCCCGCGGGAGGCTCGCCAGACGGTACCCCCAGCACGGAGCCGGTGGTCGCGGTCGCGACGGCCTGAGCCGCCGGGGCTCGGCCCTCGGCGAGGGCCGACGCCCTAGCCTGGGACGATGAGCGATTCCCCGCGCGAGTTCCACAAGCCGGTGCGGCGACCTGCCGAGCTGTTCGACCGTCTGTTCTCGGCCGAAGACCCGGCCGAGGTGTCGCGCGTGGCGCACAGCACCGCGCAGGCCCTGCTCTCGCGGGTACGTGCAGACCCGACGGTCGACGTCGTCGAACGCCTGGTCGCTTTCACCGACGATCACGGCATCGACGACATCGCCGAGCTGTGGTCGCGTTCGCCGGCTCGCTCACTCCCGGGCGCGCTGTGGCGGCTGTACCTGCTGCAGCTGATGATCCACGACGACGCAGCGACCGCGGCCCTGCTGTACGAGCGTGGACGCGTCGAGATGACGACGGTCGATCCCGTGGTGGCCGGGGCGCCGGCCCCCGCCGGACCGGAAGAACTGGTGCAGCTGATCGACACGATCCTCCGGGGGCTCTTCGAGGGCGATTTCGCCGTCGCCCTCGATCGTGCCGCGGCGTTCTGCCGCGTTCAGGCGGCCGGCTCCACCCACCTCGCCGACGACTACGAGAACACCGAGTCGGAGCGGGCGACGGCATTGACCACGCGGGCGCTGCGCCTGTCGACGTACGCCGACGACCTCGCGGCCGCGGCATCGTTGTGGCGCCGAGACGCACTGTCCTGAGGCGCTTCCCGGGCGGCGATCGACCCGCGGGACGCTGCGTCGGCAGAACTGCCGCTGACTCCCCGTGGTGGGCGCCCGCGTGAGGGCGGCGCACAGACGACCTGCGAAAAGAAAAGCGCCGGACCGCAGAACGCCTCTCGGCGCAAGGCCGCTCATAGCGGCAGAAGATGGAGCCCGGGGTTACTGCGGCCCGGCTAGAAGAGTGTAACAAGCGACCCCGCGACACATTCCCTCCGCGTCCCCCGTTGACACGGCCCGGGCGTGTCGGTGCCTCGGCGTAGGCTCGCTGCATGGCTTGGCGCTCCGCTGTCTCGATCGACCCCGTGGCATCCGACGATCGGAGGACGGACTTCGCCGACACGATCACGATGATCGACCCCGGGGCGCCCGCGGTCCTCATCGGAGATCTGAGCGCGCAGCGCGGCGACGGCATCTTCGAGTCGCTGGGCGTCGTCGACGGGCACGTGCAAGAGGTGGGCCCGCACCTCGCGCGTCTCGCGCATTCCGCCGGCCTCTGCGACTTGCCGGCACCGAACCTCGCCCAGTGGCGGGCCGCCATCGAGCGGATCGCCGTCGAGGCCGGCCCCGGCGAGAACGTCATCAAGCTCATCCTCAGTCGCGGTCTCGACCAGGGGCCCGCCCCCACCGCGTGGGTCACCCTGGCCACGGCGCCCGACAGCGCGCGCGCTCGTCGCGACGGCGTGCGCGTCGTCACCCTGGACCGGGGATACACCCTCGACGTTCCCGCGCGCGCTCCGTGGCTGCTGCTGGGGGCCAAGACCCTGTCGTACGCCACGAACATGGCCGCCATCCGCGAGGCGCACCGCCGCGGTGCCGACGACGCCGTCTTCGCGACCAGTGATGGTTTCGTGCTCGAGGCGCCCACGGCATCCGTGGTCTTGCGTGTCGGTGACCGCTTCGTGACGCCGGCGCCGCAGGCCGGCATCCTGCACGGCACGACGCAGCTGAGCCTGTTCGCCCACCTCGAGACCCGCGGTTTCGATACCGCATACGAGAACGTGCCGATCGCCGACCTCGAGACCGCGGATGCCGCGTGGCTCCTGTCGAGCGTGCGGCTGGCGGCCCCGATCGCGAGCGTCGACGGCCGCGACAAGAGCATCGACCGGGCGCTCACCGCCGAGATCAACGCCTACTTGCTCGCTCCCCGCGACTGACGCGGGAACCACGAAGGCCCCGCCGGGGCGGGGCCTTCGTGGGGGAGCGGCTTATCCGAAGCGGCCGGAGACGTAGTCCTCGGTGGCCTGCACCGACGGTGCGGTGAAGATCGCCGAGGTGTCGTTGTACTCGATGAGCTTGCCGGGCTTGCCGGTGCCGGCGATGTTGAAGAACGCCGTCTTGTCGCTGACGCGCGAGGCCTGCTGCATGTTGTGGGTCACGATCACGATCGTGTAGTCGTTCTTCAGCTCCGAGATGAGCTCCTCGATCGCGAAGGTCGAGATGGGGTCGAGCGCCGAGCAGGGCTCGTCCATCAGCAGCACGTCGGGAGAGACGGCGATCGCGCGGGCGATGCACAGACGCTGCTGCTGACCACCGGACAGGCCGCCGCCGGGCTTGTCGAGACGGTCCTTGACCTCGTTCCAGAGGTTCGCGCCCTGCAGCGACTTCTCGACGAGGGCGTCGGCGTCGCTCTTGGCCATGCGCTTGTCGTTGAGCTTCGCGCCGGCCAGCACGTTCTCGCGGATCGACATCGTGGGGAACGGGTTCGGGCGCTGGAAGACCATGCCGACGTGGCGACGCACCAGCACCGGGTCGACGCCCGGTCCGTAGAGGTCGTCGCCGTCGATGAGCACGCGCCCCTCGACCCGGCCGCCGGGGATCACCTCGTGCATGCGGTTGAGGGTGCGCAGGAACGTGGACTTGCCGCAGCCCGACGGACCGATGAAGGCGGTGACCGAGCGGGGCTCGATGTCGATGGAGACGCCCTCGACCGCGAGGAAGTCGCTGTAGTAGACGTTGAGGTCCTGGACCTCGATGCTCTTGGACACGGGAGTGCCTTTCCTCGCTCAGCGGGACTTCGGCGCGAACACGGCCGCGACGACCCGGGCGATCAGGTTGAAGATGACGACGAGGACGACCAGCAGGAATGCCGCACCCCAGGCCTGGGCCTGAGAGGCGTCGATGTCCTGGCCGGGGAAGCTGTACGCGGTGTAGGCCATGACGGGGAGGGTCTGCATCGGGCCCTCGAACGGATTGGCGTTGAAATTGTCGGTGAAGCTCGCGGCGATGAAGATCGGCGCCGTCTCACCGACCACGCGAGCCACCGCGAGGACCACGCCGGTGATGATGCCCGAAGCCGCGGTGCGCAGCACGACCTTGACGATCGTCGCCGACCGGGGCACGCCGAGCGCGAGAGAGGCCTCGCGGAGGTCGGCCGGAACCAGGCGCAGCATCTCCTCGGTGGAGCGGATGACGATAGGGATCATCAGCACGCACAGGGCGATGGATGCCGAGAACCCGCTGAACGCCTTGGGTCCGACGATCAGGCTGAACAGCGAGAACGCGAACAGACCGGCAACGATCGAGGGGATACCCGTCATCACGTCGACGAGGAAGGTGATCGCACGCCGCAGCGGATTGCTCGGCTGGGCGTACTCGACGAGGTAGACGGCTGCCAGGATGCCGATCGGCACCGAGATGAGCGCGGCGATGCCCGTGATGATGAGCGTTCCCGCGATCGCCTGCCACGCGCCGGCGGTGGCGACGACCTCGAGGGTGTTCGGATCGAACGAGGTGCCCCCCACCTGCGTGATGAATTGCCAGTTGACCACCGCGAGGCCCTTGGACACGACCGTGTACAGGGTCGACACGAGGGGTGCGACGGCGAGCAGGAAGGCGACGGTGACGAGGCCGCGCACGACCCGGTCGACGGCCTTGCGACGGTTCTCGACGATCGAGGAGCCGATGCCGATCGCGATCAGGTACACCAGGGCCGAGAAGATCAGCCAGGTGGCGACGTTGAACTCGCCCATGATCAGTTGCAGCGCGGCGATCACGACGGCGACGCCGGCGAGCAGCGCGGGCTCGATGAACCGCGGGAGTCGGCCGCTCGTCAGCGCGAGCGGAGCGGAGGGAGCGGAGGCGGTCACGAGCGCTTTCCCTTCTTGCGGCCCTTGGCGCCCGGGCCCGTCGCGGCGATGATGTAGCGCGCGAACATGTTGACCGCGAGCGAGACGACGAACAGCATCAGGCCCGTACCGATCAGGGCGGAACGCTGCAGGTCGGTGGCGATGGGGAAGTTCAGCGCGATATTGGCGGCGATCGTCTGGGAGTTGTACCCGTCGGTCAGCAGCAGCACCGAGTAGATGAGGCTGGGCGAGATGATGAGCGCGATCGCCATCGTCTCACCGAGCGCGCGCCCCAGGCCCAGGAGCGTCGCCGACACCATGCCGCTGCGGGCGTAGGGGAAGACGGCCAGGCGGATCATCTCCCACCGCGTGGCGCCGAGGGCGAGAGCGGCTTCCTCGTGCAGGCGCGGGGTCTGCAGGAAGATCTCGCGGGTGATCGACGTCACGATCGGCAGGATCATGACAGCGAGCACCACACCACCGGTGAACATCGTCGAACCGGTCGTCGACACCGGGCCCTGGAACAGCGGGATCCAGCCGAGGTATTCGTTGAGGAAGTCGCTCACGGGCAGCAGCAGGGGGCGCATCACGATGATGCCCCAGAGGCCGAACACGATCGAGGGGACCGCGGCCAGCAGGTCGACGATGTAGCCGAGGGCTCCCGCGACCTTGCGCGGAGCGTAGTGCGAGATGAACAGGGCGATGCCGATGGCGACGGGGGCACCGATGACCATGGCGATCAGGGCGGCCCAGATGCTGCCGAACAGCAGCGGTCCGACGTAATCCCAGAAGTTCGTCCACGCCCCGTTCTGGTAACCGGCGAGGTCGCCCTCGCTCCAGTTGGCCGTGATGGCCGGCAGGCCTCGCAGGATCAGGAAGATCGCGACGCCGGCCAGGATGAGCATGATCGACACGGCCGCCGTGGTCGACAGGCCGAGGAAGACGGTGTCGCCGACGCGGCGCGTGCCGACGATGCTCGATCGGGGCGCCGGCGGGGACGACGGGGCGGTCTCTGTGTCAGCGACGGTGTCAGTCACGTGGGACCTCACGCTCGGCACGGGTCATGGGGTGCTCCTCGGTCGGGTGTTCTGTGAGGATTCGGCTCAGCGGAACGCCCGATCGTGATCGATCGCTCCGATCAGCCCGGCCCGGCCCGCACGGAGCGTGCGAGCCGGGCCGAGTCCGACAGATGTTTACTTGATGGCCGAGAGGGTCTTGGCGGCAGCCGAGAGGACCGAGTCGGGCAGCGGGGCCGAACCGGCGTTCTTCGCCGCGACCTGCTGACCGAGGGTGCTCGTGACGAAGCCGAGGTACGACTTCACCAGCTCGGACTGCTTGGTGTCCTTGAACGTCGAGCAGGTGATGGCGTACGACACCAGCGGGATCGGGTAGGTCTCGGCGGTGAGCTTGGAGTAGTCGAACTTCTTCGACAGGTCGCCCGGAACGCCGTTGCTGGCATCGACGGCGGCGAGCTCGAACGTCTTCGACACGGCCTCGGCGCTGTAGGGCAGCGCGGTGCCGTCCTGGATGACCGCGACCGACTTCAGGTCGCCGATGGCCGAGTGGTCGGCGTAGCCGATGGTGCCGGAGCCGGCCTTGACGGCCTCGACGACGCCGGAGCCGCCCTTCTGCTTCGAGACGTTGCCCTCGACCGGCCAGTCCTTGCCCGCGGGGAAGGACCAGACCGACGACTGCGTCGCCGCGAGGTAGTTGGTGAAGTTCTGCGTGGTGCCCGAGCCGTCCGAGCGGGCGACGGTCGTGATGGCGCCGGCGGGGAGCGCGGTGCCGTTGTCGGCGGTGATGGCCGGGTCGGACCAGTCGGTGATCTGCAGCGCGAAGATCTTGGCGATCGTCTCACCCGAGAGCTTCAGCGAGCTGACACCGGGGATGTTGAAGATGATCGCGACGCCGTCGAGGTAGACGGGGATGTTGACGCCGCCCTCGGTGCACAGCGCCTTCGACTGCGAGGTCTGGTCGGCGTTCAGCGGCGAGTCGGAGCCGGCGAAGTCGTACGCGCCGCTCAGGAAGTTGGTGACACCGCCGCCGGAGCCCTGCGACTTGTCGTAGTTGATCGTGACGCCCTTCGCCTGGGCGTTGTAGGCGCTGGTCCACGCGGCCTGCGCGTTGGACTGGGCGCTCGAGCCTCCGGCGGTGATCGTGCCCGAGAGGTTGGGGTCGATCGTGAACGCCACATCGGCGGACGTGGGGGAGGCCGAGGTGCCGGCGGCACCACCGGAGCCCGAGGGGCCGGCGCAGCCGGCGAGGGTCAGGGAGGCCACGGCGGCCACGGTGCCCAGCTGGGCGAGTCGGGAGATCTTCACGAGGTGAATCCTTCGCATGTCGGGAACAGGAACCCGGTGCAGGGTTCGTCGTGAACGGTAAACAGCGACTCTTAAGAGACTGCGCTGCGTGGGTGAACGGCAGGTGAACCGGGGTGGCCTGTCCGGGGTGTTTTCCTGGGCGTTGTACTGTTCACCCCCGTGACGACTCCTGCCCCCGCTGCACAGGCTCCGCTCGACCGACGTGCTGCCGCGGCGCCCGCGCGCACGCTCATCGATCTGCTCGCCGACGTCGCCGCACGGCATCCGGAAGCCTCCGCGATCGACGACGGCTCGGGAGCCCTCAGCTACCGCGAGCTGCTCGCTCGCGTGTGGCGCACGGCTGCGGCCCTGCACGAGGCGGGTGTTCGTCGCGGCGACCGTGTGGGTGTGCGGATGCCGTCGGGCTCGAAAGAGCTGTACGTGTCGATCCTGGCGGTCATGGCCGCCGGCGCCGCGTACGTGCCGGTGGATGCCGACGACCCCGACGAGCGCGCACGGCTGGTGTTCGCAGAGGCGGCGGTGAAGGGCATCGTCGCGGGCGACGGCGAGTTCATCGCCGCGGACGATTGCCTCGTCCGTCTCTACGACGGCGACGCTCCGCACCCGAGTACGAACGCGGTACCCGTGGTGGCACCGCCCACGGTCGAGGACGACGCCTGGATCATCTTCACCTCGGGCTCGACGGGCGTGCCGAAGGGGGTGGCGGTCACGCACCGCTGCGCCGCGGCGTTCGTGGAGGCGGAGGCGCGCATCTTCCTGCGGGACGAGCCGCTGGGCCCCGGCGACCGCGTGCTCGCCGGTCTCTCGGTGGCGTTCGACGCCTCGTGCGAGGAGATGTGGCTGGCGTGGGGGCACGGCGCATGCCTCGTGCCCGCGCCCCGCTCGCTCGTACGCTCGGGCGAGGACCTCGCGCCCTGGCTCCTTCGCCAGGGCATCACGGTCGTGTCGACCGTGCCCACGCTCGCGGCGATGTGGCCCGCCGACTCGATCGAGAACGTGCGCCTGCTCATCTTCGGTGGCGAGGCGTGCCCGCCCGAACTGGCCGCTCGTCTGGTGGCCGACGGGCGCGAGGTCTGGAACACCTACGGACCCACCGAGGCCACCGTCGTCGCGTGCGCCGCCCCGCTCGATGGCACACTGCCGGTGCGCATCGGCCTGCCCTTGGACGGCTGGGCCCTGGCGGTCGTGGATGCCGAGGGCCGGCCCGTCGCCGAGGGCGAAGTGGGCGAGCTCATCATCGGCGGCGTCGGACTGGCGCGGTATCTCGACCCCGCGAAGGATGCCGAGAAGTACGCGCCCATGCCGACTCTCGGTTGGGAACGCGCCTACCGTTCCGGCGACCTCGTGCGCTTCGAGCCCGAGGGCCTGGTGTTCCAGGGGCGCGCCGACGACCAGGTCAAGGTGGGTGGTCGGCGCATCGAGCTGGGCGAGGTCGAGTCCGCCCTGCAAGACCTGGCCGGGGTGAGCGCGGCGACCGTCGCGGTGCGCACCACCGGGGCAGGGGTTCCCGTGCTCGTGGGCTACCTCGTGATGGACGAAGGCGTCGAGCTCGACCGTGCCGCGGCGCGCACCGCCCTCGCGCAACGCCTCCCGGCGGCGACCATCCCGTTGCTCGGCGTCGTCGATGCTCTGCCGGTGCGCACGTCGGGCAAGGTCGACCGTGCCGCACTGCCGTGGCCGCTGCCGGGTGCCGATATGCCGGCCGCGACCGACTTCTCGGCCGACGAGGCCTGGTTGGCCGCGCAGTGGCAGGCCGTACTGGGCCTTCCCGTCACCGAGCGCAAGGCCGACTTCTTCGACCTCGGCGGCGGCTCCCTCGCCGCCGCGCAGCTCGTCTCGCGCATCCGCGCACGCGTGCCCGAGTTCTCGGTCGCCGACATCTACGACGTCCCGCGCCTGGGAGCGATGGCCAAGGCGCTCGGTCCCCAGCTGGCCGACGAGACGCCCGCGCAGTTCCACCGCCCTGCCCCGACGCCGCGCACGACCCAGTGGGCGCAGACGCTTCTCGGTGCCCCGCTCTTCGTGCTCGCGGGTGTGCGATGGCTGCTGTACCTGCTCACCGCCTCGGCGATCCTGCGGCTCCTGCCGGGTTTCGAGGTGCTGCCGTCTGTCCCGTGGCCGGTGCTGGTGGTCGGGCTGCTGCTGTTCGCGACGCCGTTCGGACGCATGGCGATCGCCGTGGCATCCGCTCGTCTCCTTCTCGCGGGCGTGCGGCCGGGCGACTACCCGCGCGGGGGTTGGGTGCACGTCCGGCTCTGGCTGGCCGAGCAGATCGCCGACCAGGTGGATGCCGTGGGCCTGGCCGGAGCGCCGTGGGTGTCGTACTACGCCCGGGCGCTCGGTGCGCGCATCGGTCGCAACGTCGACCTGCACGCCCTGCCGCCTGTCACGGGCATGCTCGTCGTCGGCGACGGCGCCTCGATCGAGCCCGAGGTCGATCTGACGGGGTACTGGATCGACGGTGACCTCGTGCGCATCGGCGAGGTGCGCATCGGGGCCGATGCCACCGTCGGGGCGCGCTCGACCCTGGCGCCGGGAACCCGCATCGGGCGCCGCGCCGAGATCGCCCCCGGCTCCGCGGTGTTCGGCCGGGTGAAGGCCGACCAATCGTGGGCCGGGTCGCCCGCCGTCCGCGTCGGAGGCACGGCGAAGGGGTGGCCGATGGAGCGTCCGCCCGCGCCCACCCGCTGGTTGTGGGCCTACGCGGCCTCGGCCGTCGTGCTCGCCCTGCTGCCGCTGGCCGCGTTCACCGTGGGCGGGCTGGTCATCGCCCAGGGCATCCGCGGGGCGGGATCGCTCGCCGAAGCCGCGGGGTGGGCCTTCGCCTGGCTCGTCCCGGCCGTCGCGGTCACGGGCCTCGTGTTCGCGGCATCCGTGGTCCTTCTCGTGCGCGTGCTCTCACTCGGGCTGAGGGAGGGGACCCACCCGGTGCGCAGCCGTGTCGCGTGGCAGGCGTGGAGCATCGAGAGGCTTCTGGATGCCGCCCGCACCATCCTCTTCCCGCTGTACTCGTCGCTGTTCACCCCCGTCTGGCTGCGATTGCTCGGTGCCGAGGTGGGCCGTGACGTCGAGGCATCAACCGTGCTGCTCATTCCCTCGATGACGCGCATCGAAGACGGCGCGTTCCTCGCCGACGACACCATGGTGGCCTCCTACGAACTGCGCGCCGGGTGGATGCGCATCGGGCCGGTGCGCATCGGCAAGCGCGCCTTCCTCGGCAACTCCGGAATGGCCGCGCCCGGGCACCGTGTGCCCCGCGACGGACTCGTCGCCGTGCTGTCGGCCGCGCCGGTCAAGGCCAAGGCCGGGTCGTCGTGGCTCGGCTCGCCCGCGGTGCGCCTGCGGCGCCTGTCGGCCGAGGGCGACGAGTCGCGCACGTACCGCCCGACGGCGGCGCTACGCCTGGCGCGGACGCTCTGGGAGCTCTGTCGTTTCGTGCCCGTCGTCGTCACCTGCGGCATCGGCTCGGGGGTGCTGTTCGCGCTCGCCGGCTTGTGGGAGGCTGTCGGGCCGGTCTGGACGCTGCTTCTGTCGGGCGTCGTGCTCTTGGCCGCGGGAGCGGTCGCGGCGGCGATCTCGACCGCGGCGAAGTGGGCGATCGTCGGGGTGATCCGTGCCGGCGAGCAGCCCCTGTGGTCGAGTTTCGTGTGGCGCACCGAGGTGTCCGACACGTTCACCGAGATGGTGGCGGCTCCGTGGTTCGCCCGCGCGGCCGCCGGGACGCCCGCGCTGGCGGTGTGGTTGCGCAGCCTCGGGGCCCGCATCGGTACCGGCGTATGGTGCGAGAGCTACTGGCTGCCCGAGCCCGATCTGGTGAC is a genomic window containing:
- a CDS encoding fasciclin domain-containing protein, coding for MLTNKKPVVAGLALVLGSAFALTACSGGTTSGGSTAEESTAPSMAASPSASSSAMDPAANLVGPGCADYAAAVPSGAGSVAGMAADPVAVAASNNPLLTTLTAAVSGQLNPDVNLVDTLNGGEFTVFAPVDDAFAKIDASTIEGLKTDSATLTKILTYHVVPGQIAPDEIDGTHATVEGQDVTVAGSGDSITVNGTANVVCGGVQTANATVYLIDSVLMPPM
- a CDS encoding anti-sigma factor, whose product is MNERDFADLAAGHALNALSDADERAYQEALAGHPQWELHVRRAADAVAAISDTIEPVEPPASVRASLFARISELPQEQPAFAADPLESDAEDFAAAGPAPVDPEADVPRPAASFGWGRRRWFTLAASVAAVLVLGFGAVTVGQLMAPPAAVVALEQIEQAPDARSASTTMADGTVATAHWSPSTGQSVLVTDGMPALASGTTYELWFVRGETPIAAGTFEPDADGKAVAVLDGEMHAGDVIAVTIEPAGGSPDGTPSTEPVVAVATA
- a CDS encoding DNA-directed RNA polymerase subunit beta encodes the protein MSDSPREFHKPVRRPAELFDRLFSAEDPAEVSRVAHSTAQALLSRVRADPTVDVVERLVAFTDDHGIDDIAELWSRSPARSLPGALWRLYLLQLMIHDDAATAALLYERGRVEMTTVDPVVAGAPAPAGPEELVQLIDTILRGLFEGDFAVALDRAAAFCRVQAAGSTHLADDYENTESERATALTTRALRLSTYADDLAAAASLWRRDALS
- a CDS encoding aminodeoxychorismate lyase, which codes for MAWRSAVSIDPVASDDRRTDFADTITMIDPGAPAVLIGDLSAQRGDGIFESLGVVDGHVQEVGPHLARLAHSAGLCDLPAPNLAQWRAAIERIAVEAGPGENVIKLILSRGLDQGPAPTAWVTLATAPDSARARRDGVRVVTLDRGYTLDVPARAPWLLLGAKTLSYATNMAAIREAHRRGADDAVFATSDGFVLEAPTASVVLRVGDRFVTPAPQAGILHGTTQLSLFAHLETRGFDTAYENVPIADLETADAAWLLSSVRLAAPIASVDGRDKSIDRALTAEINAYLLAPRD
- the pstB gene encoding phosphate ABC transporter ATP-binding protein PstB; translated protein: MSKSIEVQDLNVYYSDFLAVEGVSIDIEPRSVTAFIGPSGCGKSTFLRTLNRMHEVIPGGRVEGRVLIDGDDLYGPGVDPVLVRRHVGMVFQRPNPFPTMSIRENVLAGAKLNDKRMAKSDADALVEKSLQGANLWNEVKDRLDKPGGGLSGGQQQRLCIARAIAVSPDVLLMDEPCSALDPISTFAIEELISELKNDYTIVIVTHNMQQASRVSDKTAFFNIAGTGKPGKLIEYNDTSAIFTAPSVQATEDYVSGRFG
- the pstA gene encoding phosphate ABC transporter permease PstA produces the protein MTASAPSAPLALTSGRLPRFIEPALLAGVAVVIAALQLIMGEFNVATWLIFSALVYLIAIGIGSSIVENRRKAVDRVVRGLVTVAFLLAVAPLVSTLYTVVSKGLAVVNWQFITQVGGTSFDPNTLEVVATAGAWQAIAGTLIITGIAALISVPIGILAAVYLVEYAQPSNPLRRAITFLVDVMTGIPSIVAGLFAFSLFSLIVGPKAFSGFSASIALCVLMIPIVIRSTEEMLRLVPADLREASLALGVPRSATIVKVVLRTAASGIITGVVLAVARVVGETAPIFIAASFTDNFNANPFEGPMQTLPVMAYTAYSFPGQDIDASQAQAWGAAFLLVVLVVIFNLIARVVAAVFAPKSR
- the pstC gene encoding phosphate ABC transporter permease subunit PstC, which gives rise to MTDTVADTETAPSSPPAPRSSIVGTRRVGDTVFLGLSTTAAVSIMLILAGVAIFLILRGLPAITANWSEGDLAGYQNGAWTNFWDYVGPLLFGSIWAALIAMVIGAPVAIGIALFISHYAPRKVAGALGYIVDLLAAVPSIVFGLWGIIVMRPLLLPVSDFLNEYLGWIPLFQGPVSTTGSTMFTGGVVLAVMILPIVTSITREIFLQTPRLHEEAALALGATRWEMIRLAVFPYARSGMVSATLLGLGRALGETMAIALIISPSLIYSVLLLTDGYNSQTIAANIALNFPIATDLQRSALIGTGLMLFVVSLAVNMFARYIIAATGPGAKGRKKGKRS
- a CDS encoding phosphate ABC transporter substrate-binding protein PstS; this encodes MKISRLAQLGTVAAVASLTLAGCAGPSGSGGAAGTSASPTSADVAFTIDPNLSGTITAGGSSAQSNAQAAWTSAYNAQAKGVTINYDKSQGSGGGVTNFLSGAYDFAGSDSPLNADQTSQSKALCTEGGVNIPVYLDGVAIIFNIPGVSSLKLSGETIAKIFALQITDWSDPAITADNGTALPAGAITTVARSDGSGTTQNFTNYLAATQSSVWSFPAGKDWPVEGNVSKQKGGSGVVEAVKAGSGTIGYADHSAIGDLKSVAVIQDGTALPYSAEAVSKTFELAAVDASNGVPGDLSKKFDYSKLTAETYPIPLVSYAITCSTFKDTKQSELVKSYLGFVTSTLGQQVAAKNAGSAPLPDSVLSAAAKTLSAIK